One Vanessa cardui chromosome 17, ilVanCard2.1, whole genome shotgun sequence DNA window includes the following coding sequences:
- the LOC124536954 gene encoding uncharacterized protein LOC124536954, which translates to MMKCNEFEKSKPRHHMNLDNLDKALHDLGMLSAITEARRDYLRESKTNLGVMRLNTRYVSNVTVGYCMKRSTNKNRLCPYVLPVRHRTKSENSDAISCEANDSNCDFKYNLLEPSTSTCIRENVDVKSPAKRCQSLENLNLNLESPPKAETSPDMDCVSTRIQKLQVDE; encoded by the exons ATGATGAAATGCAACGAATTTGAAAAAAGT AAACCTCGCCATCACATGAATCTGGATAATTTGGATAAAGCATTACACGATTTGGGAATGTTGAGTGCAATAACTGAAGCGCGACGTGACTATTTACGAGAATCAAAAACTAATCTGGGCGTAATGAGGCTGAACACGCGGTACGTTTCCAACGTCACGGTGGGGTATTGTATGAAAAGAAGCACAAATAAAAACAGACTGTGCCCTTACGTGCTGCCCGTAAGGCATAGAACTAAGAGTGAAAACTCGGATGCCATCAGTTGTGAGGCTAACGACAGCAACTGTgactttaaatataacttattagaGCCATCAACCAGTACCTGCATTAGAGAAAATGTCGACGTCAAGAGCCCTGCCAAGCGATGTCAATCGCTCGAGAACCTCAATCTTAATTTAGAATCCCCACCGAAGGCAGAAACGTCGCCCGATATGGATTGTGTGTCGACTAGAATTCAGAAATTACAAGTTGACGAATga
- the LOC124536953 gene encoding sperm flagellar protein 2-like, with protein MAEILKEWLSHILQHSITWEAKEFGDKMKNGHIISCVLRSYNVINEEKHYLIKPSNINEDIKNNWKFLTMWLLELEIELSDTDLANVMAGHGSSILRLFYKLFLCLDKRDRTNFIKKERKMCSNLVEKIEHRFTVKKLKEEQDRFVDYLAKPLLDENQFIEWQREKSKQIQETYDYLRHNYLKTLKRIEESQTPLKYPETTTKKITNKDKKEMDKFSMRYPCKFHDYTYEELCNLDEAAKERKKSIFDSEWTKNYLDNLHSRIHKKADSEEFQKQISNVISGSLWDMSVAEEEAKLDIELAKKVMKLSQFEKQMCTQIMETKQQARNLVQNRIAGEEEFAEQRTQQFNQFLDNLKEDINLGLVEIDFEKQRQNTLHKKLYAEKMKRKRQHYYDICYETILSIIDYATKYAYYKRLLEGDIPNHFITEWKALYYKQQPVFDYLEPMENILKEPATDENQTPDYEEILHLELDRQEVLNESEFKDYHNYLYPWSLDLLIPNFDPESEDRKYEYLGLRILGHVVYSLLEIKYPLPPQRLPATLPNYSAKAILRNLPDNSITIAMQILLNAQKIHVVRLESAINFCLRQFKTELIGCTDIELSFDKFIASAQEEDAKEFIKLLKSEDEIVSKSSEANLSLISGPLIANTKQTQTPKAIPEEDITLSPSAELGRYAYECLNSGNILTDHLLCAIIVEYLKDQDNINGFVIINYPNSYYQAQILEETFSGRAPPDEMELDDQDDVYLEESIMKHRVKKKDPYLHVRTSELVNDPHKKLSDRPFTSYFSCYIKLKETEDILQEFVIWNLDEENSELIDRFYAVLGINYSMYYEVIEKEQLALICKYIIGDYTMPLKSNDRLFGENVLSILDFPSSDDKRMKSKIVKPEVSNGKSKEKLRRSSKLSKLSSLNDLNVVKAPESIEEIQNDVLLESVDAEENESKTYSTISTEEVKLLAGEEDWIYGELPIPDIIGSALATCWEEIEKTYIHDMKHLFFAKRLQMNCLVPYTRFLKDKMEQIITLPSQKQDLVSSFQQEYNSFENDWRDIHFSKNEWHCKVKELQQRLYKICDERKLFAEQQRHMLICENWALEEMTTMVNTYISCMQTELNRAMLTYQTLHDFYFAMIKRSPSSDRITSKELNKIFKETDETPGSKKGGEDKLYRQLKTSFQEMQLKNIEIDFSNNPFHFIIESNVKFALKSVKDTNDSYRSLISREYSELAKIVPATKKKEDNNSVESLNEEEIYKNNALKCIDEWIMGINGEMFRVSLRLLALQYKCYKDIKLFNDHICKTFTDIQNDINNYYLNEIKSVDRLCKYLQLAVEGGKRIPESLALEEDMFIIDANLLQFSASKTEVETAVTKEFVADMQFKICHLARLRSQFKIVAPTGLILQQAFIYLLQDFIFFGREICDGPMFPEVWKRIDPDLIPKLVFSLFGEATYIDWRDFLIFCLNLPFPSVDELLLHRKHFRCNDLESTELIERNKFIEEELWFEKDFNSEDKHDLIRKNLIKHFLFELFETADNVMNYSAFLLAVCKNVDPIEGFVMALSMAVGKGICFKLEECKEIVSKLIKDKKYKDECLVCAHKCTGQFLDKLITNVINTCEGTSIIELEYTEPVLPESDKKGKKGKGGTKAKKIESTQSARIPKAQKSLTSRSKIAQSTTDVKMTYICKPCEEHVEVVEEIPSEKEEVIEEEKVEPQKDPNLAYVVSQSVIWKILNICLPSFFQLQPEVGAAPYIEHVKEAMQRLEDDDENKDIFVCKFVSEPNICKILHKTKKFYATNLADEVYKIISL; from the exons ATGGCAGAAATTTTAAAGGAATGGCTTTCCCATATTTTGCAGCATTCTATTACATGGGAAGCTAAAGAATTCGgagataaaatgaaaaatggtcATATTATTTCATGTGTCTTACGgagttataatgttataaatgaagAAAAGCATTATCTTATAAAGCCAAGTAATATAAatgaagatataaaaaataattggaagTTTTTAACAATGTGGTTGCTTGAACTGGAAATCGAGTTAAGTGATACAGATTTGGCTAACGTAATGGCAGGACATGGTTCTTCAATACttcgattattttataaactttttctttGTTTAGACAAAAGAGATCGaacgaattttattaaaaaggagAGAAAAATGTGTTCGAATTTAGTAGAAAAAATTGAACATCGGTTTACTgttaaaaaactaaaagaagAACAGGATCGATTTGTCGATTACCTAGCAAAGCCTTTATTAGATGAAAATCAATTCATTGAGTGGCAAAGAGAAAAATCAAAACAGATTCAAGAAACTTACGATTATTTGCgtcacaattatttaaaaaccttaaaaaGAATAGAAGAGTCTCAAACTCCACTGAAATATCCAGAGACAACGACgaaaaaaataaccaataaaGATAAGAAAGAAATGGATAAATTTTCAATGAGGTATCCATGTAAATTCCACGATTATACTTACGAAGAGTTGTGTAATTTGGATGAAGCAgctaaagaaagaaaaaaatctatttttgattCAGAGTGGACTAAAAATTATTTGGATAACCTACACAGtagaatacataaaaaagcAGATTCTGAAGAATTTCAAAAACAGATAAGTAATGTTATAAGTGGATCGTTATGGGATATGTCTGTCGCTGAAGAGGAAGCAAAATTGGATATTGAGCTCGCTAAAAAAGTTATGAAATTGTCCCAGTTTGAAAAACAAATGTGTACACAAATAATGGAAACCAAGCAACAGGCTCGGAATTTAGTACAAAATAGAATCGCTGGTGAAGAGGAATTTGCTGAACAAAGAACTCAGCAATTTAATCAATTTCTTGACAATTTAAAAGAGGACATTAATTTAGGCTTAGTTGAAATAGATTTTGAAAAACAAAGACAGAATACTTTGCACAAAAAATTATATGCagaaaaaatgaaaagaaaaagacAGCACTATTACGATATTTGTTATGAGACAATTCTATCGATAATTGATTACGCCACTAAATATGCTTATTATAAAAGGCTCTTAGAAGGCGATATACCAAACCATTTTATTACAGAGTGGAAAgcattgtattataaacaacaaccCGTCTTTGATTATCTGGAGccaatggaaaatattttaaaagaacctGCAACAGATGAAAATCAGACACCTGATTATGAAGAAATTCTGCATTTAGAATTAGATAGACAAGAAGTTCTAAATGAGAGTGAGTTTAaagattatcataattatttatatccatGGTCACTAGATTTGTTAATTCCTAATTTTGATCCCGAGTCTGAAGATAGAAAATACGAATATTTAGGATTACGTATATTAGGACATGTAGTGTACTCACTTCTCGAAATTAAGTACCCACTCCCACCGCAACGATTACCAGCGACGTTACCAAATTATTCAGCTAAAGCCATCTTACGCAATCTACCGGACAACTCAATAACAATTGCTATGCAAATATTGTTAAACGCTCAAAAAATACATGTTGTACGCCTTGAGTCTGCTATCAATTTCTGTCTTAGACAATTCAAAACTGAATTGATTGGTTGTACGGATATCGAGCTatcatttgataaatttattgcatCAGCCCAAGAAGAAGATGCAAAAGAATTTATTAAGTTGTTAAAGTCTGAAGATGAGATAGTGTCAAAAAGTAGTGAAGCAAATTTGTCATTAATTTCGGGACCATTAATTGCTAACACTAAGCAAACACAAACACCTAAAGCTATACCCGAAGAAGACATAACTTTGTCACCTTCCGCAGAATTGGGTAGATATGCTTATGAATGCTTAAATTCTGGTAATATTTTAACGGATCATTTGCTCTGTGCTATAATAGTTGAGTATCTAAAGGACCAAGATAACATCAATGGCTTTGTTATAATAAACTATCCCAATTCTTATTATCAAGCACAAATTTTGGAAGAAACGTTTTCGGGCAGGGCACCTCCTGATGAAATGGAACTAGATGATCAAGACGATGTATACCTGGAAGAAAGTATTATGAAACACAGAGTCAAGAAAAAAGACCCCTACCTTCATGTGAGAACTTCTGAGCTCGTCAATGATCCTCATAAGAAGTTATCAGACAGGCCGTTTACAAGTTATTTTTCTTGCTACATTAAACTGAAAGAAACAGAAGATATTCTTCAAGAGTTTGTTATATGGAATTTAGATGAAGAAAATTCTGAACTAATAGATAGATTTTACGCTGTATTGGGAATCAATTACAGTATGTATTACGAAGTAATTGAAAAAGAGCAGCTAGCTTTGatttgtaagtatataattgGTGACTATACAATGCCCTTAAAATCGAACGATCGATTATTTGGAGAAAATGTATTAAGTATTCTCGACTTTCCATCTTCTGATGACAAGCGAATGAAATCAAAAATAGTCAAACCGGAAGTTTCTAATGGGAAATCTAAAGAAAAATTGCGTCGCAGttcaaaattaagtaaattatcctCTTTGAATGATTTAAATGTCGTAAAGGCACCTGAGTCTATAGAAGAAATACAAAATGATGTGTTATTAGAAAGTGTCGATGCAGAAGAAAATGAGAGTAAAACATATTCAACTATCAGTACCGAAGAAGTAAAGCTATTGGCAGGGGAAGAAGACTGGATATATGGAGAACTACCAATACCTGACATTATTGGTAGCGCATTAGCTACCTGTTGGGAAGAAATAGAAAAAACGTATATACACGATATGAAACACTTATTCTTTGCGAAGAGATTGCAAATGAATTGTCTCGTCCCATATACGAGATTTCTTAAAGACAAAATGGAGCAAATCATAACTCTGCCATCTCAAAAACAAGATTTAGTTAGTAGTTTTCAACAGGAATATAATAGCTTTGAAAATGACTGGCGTGATATTCATTTTTCTAAAAACGAATGGCATTGTAAAGTAAAAGAATTACAACAaaggttatataaaatatgtgacGAAAGAAAGCTATTTGCAGAACAACAAAGGCATATGCTTATTTGTGAAAATTGGGCTTTAGAAGAGATGACGACGATGGTGAATACGTACATTTCTTGTATGCAGACGGAACTGAATAG aGCTATGTTAACTTATCAAACTTTGCACGATTTCTATTTTGCTATGATAAAGCGTTCTCCATCGAGTGATCGAATAACCtcaaaagaattaaataaaatatttaaagaaacagACGAAACACCCGGAAGTAAGAAGGGCGGCGAGGATAAATTGTATAGACAACTTAAAACTTCTTTTCAagaaatgcaattaaaaaatatagagatAGATTTCAGTAATAatccttttcattttattatagaaagtaACGTAAAATTTGCTTTAAAGAGTGTTAAAGATACAAATGATTCATACAGATCACTCATTAGTCGAGAATATAGTGAATTAGCCAAAATAGTACCAGCAACAAAGAAAAAGGAAGATAATAATTCAGTGGAGTCATTGAACGAAGAAGAAATATACAAGAATAATGCTCTTAAATGTATAGACGAATGGATTATGGGAATAAATGGTGAAATGTTCAGAGTTAGTTTACGTCTATTGGCGTTGCAGTACAAGTGCTATAAGGACATCAAATTATTTAACGATCACATATGCAAGACTTTTACAGACATTCAGAAcgatataaataactattaccTTAACGAGATAAAATCAGTGGACcgcttatgtaaatatttacaattggcAGTTGAAGGTGGTAAGAGAATCCCAGAAAGTCTTGCACTGGAAGAAGACATGTTTATTATAGATGCTAATCTTTTGCAATTTTCCGCATCAAAAACAGAAGTGGAAACTGCTGTAACTAAAGAATTTGTAGCCGATATGCAATTCAAAATTTGTCACTTAGCTAGATTACGTTCACAATTCAAAATCGTGGCTCCAACTGGTTTAATATTGCAGCAAGCGTTCATTTACTTACTacaagattttattttctttggtaGAGAGATCTGTGATGGTCCTATGTTTCCAGAAGTTTGGAAACGAATAGATCCTGACCTTATACCGAAGTTAGTATTCTCATTGTTTGGAGAGGCAACGTATATTGATTGGAGGGATTTTCTCATTTTTTGTCTGAATTTACCATTCCCTTCTGTCGATGAATTGTTACTGCATCGTAAGCATTTTCGCTGCAACGATCTTGAATCTACAGAATTAATAGAAAGAAATAAGTTTATTGAAGAGGAACTCTGGTTTGAAAAGGATTTTAACTCTGAAGATAAGCATGATTTAATaaggaaaaatttaataaaacattttctttttgaatTGTTTGAGACTGCTGACAACGTCATGAATTATTCGGCTTTCTTACTAGCAGTCTGCAAAAATGTTGATCCTATTGAAGGTTTTGTAATGGCATTATCGATGGCTGTTGGTAAAGGCATCTGTTTCAAACTTGAGGAATGCAAAGAAATTGTGTCTaagttaattaaagataaaaaatataaagacgaATGCCTAGTTTGTGCACATAAATGCACAGGCCAGTTTCTAGATAAGTTGATTACTAATGTTATCAATACATGTGAAGGTACTTCGATAATAGAGTTAGAATATACAGAGCCTGTCTTGCCTGAATctgataaaaaaggaaaaaagggTAAAGGCGGTACAAAGGCTAAAAAGATTGAAAGTACTCAAAGTGCTCGAATACCGAAGGCTCAAAAGAGTCTCACAAGTCGGAGTAAAATAGCACAATCTACTACAGATGTAAAAATGACGTATATTTGTAAACCGTGCGAAGAGCACGTGGAAGTAGTTGAAGAAATACCATCAGAAAAAGAAGAGGTAATAGAAGAAGAGAAAGTTGAACCTCAGAAAGACCCAAATTTGGCTTATGTTGTGAGTCAATCCGTTATTtggaaaatacttaatatttgtttaccTTCTTTTTTTCAACTACAACCGGAAGTGGGAGCTGCCCCGTACATAGAACATGTGAAAGAAGCAATGCAAAGACTTGAAGATGACGATGAAAATAAAGACATATTTGTGTGTAAATTCGTTTCTGAACCCAATATATGCAAAATAttgcataaaacaaaaaagttttatgcCACAAATTTGGCTGACGAGGTTTATAAGATAATAAGTctataa
- the LOC124536894 gene encoding PAT complex subunit CCDC47 has protein sequence MRILLLSIALLLGSVCVSRAYEDTSLEDDDFAEFEQFEADEDTPGNDFKEEEVPVLKPKLNVNKEQFETNIDADDIVVEDEDNEFEHFQDPEEFEGYQDTTPRTAEQPKITISQVPIMIRPRWDAYWLEGILCCLLAAYALAYAIGRAKNTAIATNFLKLHKPLLDENFTLVGESGLDVVSADERGWRREAEHCFTMWCSGRQCCEGMLLTLKLIKRQDLVHVLLGVVRPTPDTLLIRVELGKDDCDPFVLCIAQKKIATRLAKEMQDLSMFCPERRAGDKHGLPAALGVLSECAEATAALLDARVTAALQRYHAHVLSIHVSDRYAGPKQMEETVATKPPETERVMLVHLALGPDGGGEEVRPLLLLVFYLLDKIKRLRLSKEALSKCEKRRVKATEAWVRGAHAARQEQAAQRREEKRKQEKERILAEDDPEKQRRWELKEQKRQQKRKAPKMKQLKVKAL, from the exons ATGCGTATATTACTCCTCTCCATAGCACTGCTACTGGGCAGTGTTTGTGTGTCTCGGGCTTATGAGGACACTTCACTAGAGGATGATGATTTTGCTGAGTTTGAACAGTTTGAGGCTGACGAGGATACTCCAGGAAATG ATTTCAAAGAAGAAGAAGTGCCAGTGTTAAAGCCaaaattgaatgtaaataaagaaCAGTTTGAAACAAACATTGATGCAGATGATATAGTTGTCGAG GATGAAGACAATGAATTTGAGCATTTTCAAGATCCTGAAGAGTTTGAGGGGTACCAGGACACAACACCTCGCACTGCCGAACAACCAAAAATTACTATCTCTCAG GTGCCAATAATGATACGCCCCAGATGGGACGCGTACTGGCTGGAAGGTATCCTGTGCTGTTTGCTCGCAGCGTACGCGCTCGCGTACGCCATCGGACGCGCCAAGAACACGGCCATAGCGACTAACTTCCTCAAGTTACACAAACCACTTTTGGATGAGAATTTCACTTTAGTCG GAGAGTCAGGGTTGGACGTGGTTTCCGCTGACGAGCGCGGCTGGAGGCGCGAGGCGGAGCACTGTTTCACCATGTGGTGCAGCGGCCGCCAGTGCTGCGAGGGGATGCTGCTTACCCTCAAACTCATCAAG CGTCAAGACTTAGTGCACGTTCTGCTGGGTGTAGTCAGACCGACTCCGGACACGCTGCTGATTCGCGTGGAGCTCGGCAAAGACGACTGCGATCCGTTCGTGCTCTGCATCGCGCAGAAGAAGATCGCCACGCGCCTCGCCAAGGAGATGCAGGACTTG AGTATGTTCTGCCCCGAGCGGCGCGCGGGCGACAAGCACGGGCTTCCGGCGGCGCTGGGCGTGCTGTCCGAGTGCGCGGAGGCCACGGCAGCCCTGCTGGACGCGCGCGTCACGGCAGCGCTGCAGCGCTACCACGCGCACGTGCTCTCCATACACGTGTCCGACCGCTACGCCGGGCCCAAGCAGATGGA AGAAACAGTAGCCACGAAACCGCCAGAAACGGAACGGGTGATGCTAGTCCACCTCGCGCTGGGCCCCGACGGCGGCGGCGAGGAGGTTCGACCGCTGTTGCTACTGGTTTTCTATTTGCTGGATAAAATCAAACGGCTTCGTTTAAGCAAGGAG GCGCTATCGAAGTGCGAGAAGCGTCGCGTGAAGGCGACGGAGGCGTGGGTGCGCGGCGCTCACGCGGCGCGACAGGAGCAGGCAGCGCAGCGCCGCGAGGAGAAGCGCAAGCAGGAGAAGGAGCGCATACTGGCG GAAGATGATCCTGAGAAGCAGCGGCGTTGGGAGCTAAAGGAGCAGAAGCGTCAACAGAAGCGCAAAGCCCCGAAAATGAAGCAACTCAAAGTGAAGGCGCTGTAA